Proteins encoded together in one Kingella oralis window:
- a CDS encoding glycosyltransferase family 2 protein: MNLLALIPHYNHPSTVGSVAHALRDFDLDVLIVDDGSREDCRPVLQNLQADGIRVLFRERNGGKGAAVKTGLQYAAEHGYTHVLQVDADGQHNLADTPQFIAAAQRQPENIICGEPQYGDDAPKARLYGRKITDFWNMLHTWSRDIKDGMCGFRLYPLAATIAVVREERLGNRMDFDTEILVRLYWRGVKPVWIPTGVRYAQDGVSHFRAWTDNACISKMHARLFCTMLWRRITGSLKP, encoded by the coding sequence ATGAACCTCCTCGCCCTTATCCCGCATTACAACCACCCTAGCACCGTGGGCAGCGTTGCCCATGCCCTGCGTGATTTTGATTTGGATGTGCTGATTGTTGATGACGGCTCGCGCGAAGACTGCCGCCCCGTGCTGCAAAATTTGCAGGCAGACGGCATTCGCGTGCTGTTCCGCGAGCGCAACGGCGGCAAAGGCGCGGCGGTGAAAACAGGCTTGCAATACGCCGCCGAGCACGGCTACACCCACGTTTTGCAAGTGGATGCCGACGGGCAGCACAACCTTGCCGACACGCCCCAATTCATCGCCGCCGCGCAAAGGCAGCCTGAAAACATAATTTGCGGCGAACCGCAATACGGCGACGACGCGCCCAAAGCGCGGCTCTACGGGCGCAAAATCACCGACTTTTGGAACATGCTGCACACATGGTCGCGCGACATCAAAGACGGCATGTGCGGCTTTCGGCTCTATCCGCTGGCGGCAACCATTGCCGTGGTGCGCGAAGAGCGGCTGGGCAACCGCATGGATTTTGACACCGAGATTTTGGTGCGCCTGTATTGGCGCGGCGTGAAACCCGTTTGGATACCGACCGGCGTGCGCTACGCGCAAGACGGCGTGTCGCATTTTCGCGCATGGACAGATAACGCCTGCATCAGCAAAATGCACGCGCGGCTGTTTTGCACGATGCTGTGGCGGCGCATCACAGGCAGCCTGAAACCATGA
- a CDS encoding methyltransferase produces MKLFPALEQRYSQEHQTAGEAQRLAQEIAFAPIVFQVSRLMLKYGIFELLNQSSGGLTQDEIARQTGISAYAAQVLLEASLSIGTIHTRDNRFLLSKAGWFLLKDKIAQVNMDFVQEVCYQGMFDLEKTLATGKPEGLKVFGNWATIYEGLSSLPSETQKAWFGFDHFYSDSAFQAALPIVFARPVRRLLDVGGNTGRWALKCVAFDERVNVTIMDLPQQLVLMKQATHGKTGAERIHGHAANLLDENVPFPTGFDAIWMSQFLDCFSEDEATGILRRAAQALDGHASVYIMEPFWDRQRYETAAYCLTLTSVYFTAMANGNSKIFHSEDLTRCVRNAGLEIAEVFDDIGVGHSILRCVKAKP; encoded by the coding sequence ATGAAACTTTTCCCCGCATTAGAACAACGCTATTCGCAAGAACACCAAACCGCAGGCGAAGCGCAGCGGCTCGCGCAGGAAATCGCCTTTGCGCCGATTGTGTTCCAAGTATCGCGGCTGATGTTGAAATACGGCATTTTTGAGCTGCTGAACCAGTCGTCCGGCGGGCTCACGCAAGACGAAATCGCCCGGCAGACAGGCATCAGCGCATACGCCGCGCAGGTGCTGCTTGAAGCCTCGCTCTCCATCGGCACCATCCACACCCGCGACAACCGCTTTTTGCTCAGCAAAGCGGGCTGGTTTTTGCTGAAAGACAAAATCGCACAGGTCAATATGGATTTCGTGCAGGAAGTCTGCTATCAGGGCATGTTTGATTTGGAAAAAACGCTGGCAACCGGCAAACCCGAGGGGCTCAAAGTATTCGGCAACTGGGCGACCATTTACGAAGGGCTCTCTTCGCTGCCGAGTGAAACGCAGAAAGCATGGTTCGGCTTTGACCATTTTTATTCGGACAGCGCGTTTCAGGCTGCCTTGCCGATTGTGTTCGCCCGGCCCGTTCGGCGGCTGTTGGACGTGGGCGGCAACACAGGGCGCTGGGCATTGAAATGCGTGGCGTTTGACGAGCGCGTGAACGTAACCATTATGGATTTGCCGCAGCAGCTTGTTTTAATGAAACAAGCCACGCACGGCAAAACGGGCGCGGAGCGCATCCACGGACACGCCGCCAACCTGCTGGACGAAAACGTGCCGTTCCCAACGGGCTTTGACGCCATCTGGATGAGTCAGTTTTTGGATTGCTTTTCTGAAGACGAAGCCACCGGCATCTTGCGCCGCGCCGCCCAAGCATTGGACGGGCATGCCAGCGTGTACATTATGGAGCCGTTTTGGGATAGACAGCGCTACGAAACCGCCGCCTACTGCCTCACGCTCACCAGCGTTTATTTCACCGCCATGGCAAACGGCAACAGCAAAATTTTCCATTCGGAAGACCTCACGCGCTGCGTGCGCAATGCGGGCTTGGAAATCGCCGAAGTCTTTGACGACATCGGCGTGGGGCACAGCATTTTGCGCTGCGTGAAAGCGAAACCATGA
- a CDS encoding LolA family protein has protein sequence MKKYLFSIGIAFAAPALWAFSLANLTQTLQKPANVQGAFTQQRYLKSLSKPMTTQGKFVLIPKKGLLWQMEKPFATTLRVRADGIMQWTGSAWANPNASKLGQNRQIQLFLDLLGGNTQGLEKQFDLALSGTEQQWTLQLTPKTAITRQIFTRIGISGDTVVRKIQLDEKQGDRTVMQFEQIQTGKPLGEFAKSAL, from the coding sequence ATGAAAAAATACCTTTTCTCTATCGGCATCGCGTTTGCCGCGCCTGCGTTGTGGGCATTCTCCCTCGCCAATCTAACGCAAACGCTGCAAAAACCCGCCAACGTGCAAGGCGCGTTTACCCAGCAGCGTTATCTCAAATCGCTGTCCAAACCGATGACCACGCAGGGCAAATTCGTCCTGATTCCCAAAAAAGGGCTGCTGTGGCAAATGGAAAAACCGTTTGCAACCACCTTGCGCGTGCGCGCAGACGGCATCATGCAATGGACGGGCAGCGCGTGGGCCAACCCCAACGCCAGCAAGCTCGGTCAAAACCGCCAAATCCAGCTTTTTTTGGATTTGCTCGGCGGCAACACGCAAGGCTTGGAAAAACAGTTTGACCTCGCCCTCAGCGGCACGGAACAGCAATGGACGCTGCAACTGACCCCGAAAACCGCGATTACGCGCCAAATTTTCACCCGCATCGGCATCAGCGGCGACACGGTCGTGCGCAAAATCCAATTGGACGAAAAACAGGGCGACCGCACCGTGATGCAGTTTGAGCAAATCCAAACGGGCAAACCGCTGGGCGAATTTGCCAAAAGCGCGCTGTAA
- a CDS encoding 4'-phosphopantetheinyl transferase family protein has translation MTDLICLVGTRAIAHEYERTLLSPEDARRVAQSPQLETRLDWRVSRALKQRAALPVVSLSHSAGNAAVLCADAPIAAGVDMEVMKPRDFAALGEWVCSGEERAYLRGCSWQPETFYRLWCSKEALIKAAGLDFPADMRRVGYDIVGGAKAGWRVDGQTGWQGVERVLAGNMVLACVWRGAGAAVRFRLAECEPAFKAA, from the coding sequence ATGACCGATTTGATTTGTTTGGTGGGCACGCGCGCCATCGCGCATGAATACGAGCGCACCTTGTTAAGCCCAGAAGATGCCCGCCGCGTGGCGCAATCGCCGCAACTGGAAACGCGGTTGGACTGGCGGGTCAGCCGCGCGTTAAAGCAGCGGGCGGCTTTGCCCGTGGTGTCGCTGAGCCACAGCGCGGGCAACGCGGCGGTGTTGTGCGCCGATGCGCCGATTGCGGCGGGCGTGGATATGGAAGTGATGAAACCGCGCGATTTCGCCGCGTTGGGCGAATGGGTGTGCAGCGGGGAGGAACGCGCGTATTTGCGCGGATGCAGTTGGCAGCCTGAAACGTTTTACCGCTTATGGTGCAGCAAAGAAGCCTTGATTAAAGCGGCGGGCTTGGATTTTCCCGCGGATATGCGGCGCGTGGGCTATGACATCGTCGGCGGCGCAAAAGCGGGCTGGCGCGTGGACGGGCAAACCGGCTGGCAGGGCGTGGAGCGCGTGTTGGCGGGCAATATGGTTTTGGCGTGTGTTTGGCGCGGGGCGGGCGCGGCGGTGCGTTTTCGCTTGGCGGA
- a CDS encoding ABC transporter ATP-binding protein, which produces MIQIQSLSHHYPRAAAPALDNVSFDIADGECLGLLGHNGAGKTTLMSLLAGLQPVRHGAVLFDGKPLHRLSRAERQKIGLVPQDFAFYPQLSVWDNLLFFASLYKMRDKNKLRGLIEQAGLQEHAHKAAKHLSGGLKRRLNFAVGLVNAPQLVFLDEITVGIDPQSRRFILDSVADLTRQEVTVVYTSHYLPEIEQLCSKIALLQHGHLVYQGSLNELLNAQAQTVRFITEPMLQPETLAMLQAAPLDNRGMMQTQQDAAAVYAALQQSGTQIRYFQQGHGSLEAFYLDFLRRETEQP; this is translated from the coding sequence ATGATTCAAATCCAATCCCTCTCCCACCACTACCCCCGCGCCGCCGCGCCCGCGCTCGATAATGTGTCGTTTGACATTGCCGATGGCGAATGCTTGGGGCTGCTCGGGCACAACGGCGCGGGCAAAACCACGCTGATGTCGCTGCTGGCGGGCTTGCAGCCGGTGCGCCACGGTGCGGTTTTGTTTGACGGCAAACCGCTGCACCGCCTTTCCCGCGCCGAGCGGCAGAAAATCGGGCTGGTGCCGCAGGATTTCGCGTTTTATCCGCAGCTTTCGGTATGGGACAACCTGCTGTTTTTCGCCTCGCTTTACAAAATGCGCGATAAGAACAAGCTGCGCGGTCTAATAGAACAGGCGGGCTTGCAGGAACACGCGCACAAAGCCGCCAAGCATCTTTCGGGCGGGCTGAAACGCCGTCTGAACTTTGCCGTCGGGCTGGTCAACGCGCCGCAGCTGGTGTTTCTCGACGAGATTACCGTGGGCATCGACCCGCAGTCGCGCCGCTTTATTTTGGACAGCGTGGCGGATTTGACGCGGCAGGAGGTAACGGTGGTGTACACCTCGCACTATCTGCCCGAAATTGAGCAGCTTTGCAGCAAAATTGCGCTGCTGCAACACGGGCATCTGGTGTATCAGGGCAGCCTGAACGAGCTCTTAAACGCGCAGGCGCAAACCGTGCGCTTTATCACCGAACCCATGTTGCAGCCTGAAACCCTAGCCATGCTCCAAGCCGCGCCGCTGGACAATCGCGGCATGATGCAAACGCAGCAAGACGCGGCGGCGGTGTATGCGGCGTTGCAGCAGAGCGGCACGCAAATTCGCTATTTCCAGCAGGGACACGGCTCGCTGGAAGCGTTTTATTTGGACTTTTTGCGCCGCGAAACGGAACAGCCATGA
- a CDS encoding glycosyl transferase family 2 — MKPPHSQHWAAQQERGNRLFLALTTLMVRYLPAWLLNPCIGLVVCYFYATAPRMRRHVHRYQTRLLAAFPQLALPRMAHFRQFTAFGVAICDRFAVWQRKIRYADLVVEDPDGVSDMVDSGGRGQIFACSHLGNTEICRALVDHHQGFKLNVLVHSQHAQAFNEALEKAGADRIQMIQVTNLDSALMMELNRRIDAGEWLAIAADRVPVRGEKTVAVRFLGHAAPVPQGVWLLAALLKTQVNTLFCMKENGRYHLKLRRFADTAGWSRGNRQAQVAAAAQQFADAMAQECAKNPLQWFNFYDFWGDEAA; from the coding sequence ATGAAACCGCCGCATTCACAGCATTGGGCGGCGCAGCAAGAGCGCGGCAACCGCCTGTTTCTGGCGCTGACCACGCTGATGGTGCGCTATTTGCCCGCATGGCTGCTGAACCCCTGCATCGGCTTGGTCGTGTGCTATTTTTACGCCACTGCCCCGCGCATGCGCCGTCATGTGCACCGCTATCAAACCCGCCTGCTTGCCGCGTTTCCCCAGCTTGCCCTGCCGCGCATGGCGCATTTTCGCCAATTTACCGCGTTCGGCGTGGCGATTTGCGACCGTTTCGCCGTGTGGCAGCGCAAAATCCGCTACGCCGATTTGGTGGTGGAAGACCCCGACGGCGTATCGGATATGGTGGACAGCGGCGGGCGCGGGCAGATTTTCGCCTGCTCGCATCTGGGCAACACCGAAATCTGCCGCGCCTTGGTGGACCACCATCAGGGTTTCAAGCTCAACGTGCTGGTGCACAGCCAGCACGCGCAGGCGTTTAACGAAGCGCTGGAAAAAGCCGGCGCCGACCGCATCCAAATGATACAGGTTACGAATTTGGATTCCGCGCTGATGATGGAGCTGAACCGCCGCATCGACGCGGGCGAATGGCTTGCCATTGCCGCCGACCGCGTGCCCGTGCGTGGCGAAAAAACGGTTGCGGTGCGGTTTTTGGGACACGCCGCGCCCGTGCCGCAAGGCGTTTGGCTGTTGGCAGCATTGCTCAAAACGCAAGTGAACACGCTGTTTTGCATGAAAGAAAACGGGCGCTATCATTTGAAACTGCGCCGTTTTGCCGACACGGCAGGCTGGTCGCGCGGCAATCGCCAAGCCCAAGTTGCCGCCGCCGCGCAACAATTTGCCGATGCCATGGCGCAGGAATGCGCGAAAAACCCGCTGCAATGGTTTAATTTTTACGATTTTTGGGGCGATGAGGCAGCCTGA
- a CDS encoding flavodoxin family protein, which produces MTVPKVLIVYYSQTGQLSALAQYFAKPLQQAGVVTDCVPLVPQQPYPFPWRFWQFFDTFPETAHLRPAPIEPPQIPHDDYDAVVIAYTVWFLAPSQPIAAFLQRPETRRLLAGKPVITLIGCRNMWLAAQEKMKTLLAANGAQLVGNIVKTDACGTAASFVTTPAWLLTGNKRYFRSLPAAGIAENELADGARFGEKLRDALLAGAPLDETLFQNMGAARVDEKLIFSEKAASRSFYLWGRLLMAAGRVSPLLRRALLAVYIVFLITLILTVIPISIVLKKLLHPLLKRRLAQAKHHYAQPSGE; this is translated from the coding sequence ATGACCGTCCCAAAAGTTTTAATCGTTTACTATTCCCAAACAGGGCAGCTGAGCGCGCTGGCGCAATATTTTGCCAAGCCGCTGCAACAGGCGGGTGTGGTTACGGATTGCGTGCCGCTTGTGCCGCAGCAGCCTTATCCTTTCCCGTGGCGGTTTTGGCAGTTTTTTGACACCTTTCCCGAAACCGCGCATCTGCGCCCCGCGCCCATCGAGCCGCCTCAGATTCCGCACGATGATTACGATGCAGTGGTGATTGCCTATACCGTGTGGTTTCTCGCGCCCTCGCAGCCCATCGCCGCTTTCCTGCAACGCCCCGAAACCCGCCGCCTGCTGGCGGGCAAACCCGTGATTACGCTCATCGGCTGCCGCAATATGTGGCTTGCCGCGCAGGAAAAAATGAAAACGCTGCTCGCGGCAAACGGCGCGCAACTTGTCGGCAACATCGTGAAAACCGATGCCTGCGGCACGGCGGCGAGCTTCGTTACCACGCCCGCATGGCTGCTCACGGGCAACAAACGCTATTTCCGCAGCCTGCCCGCCGCAGGCATCGCCGAAAACGAGCTGGCAGACGGCGCGCGTTTCGGCGAAAAATTGCGCGATGCCCTGCTGGCAGGCGCGCCGCTCGACGAAACACTGTTTCAAAACATGGGCGCGGCGCGGGTGGACGAAAAACTGATTTTCAGCGAAAAAGCCGCATCCCGCAGCTTTTACCTGTGGGGCAGGCTGCTGATGGCAGCGGGGCGCGTGTCGCCGCTGCTGCGCCGCGCGCTGCTGGCGGTGTATATCGTGTTTCTGATTACGCTGATTCTGACCGTTATCCCCATCAGCATCGTGCTGAAAAAACTGCTGCATCCGCTGCTCAAACGCCGCCTTGCCCAAGCCAAACACCATTATGCCCAGCCATCGGGCGAATGA
- a CDS encoding BtrH N-terminal domain-containing protein, translating to MTDFPHQHTAHCESGVMSTLLNHSGYPLNEALVFGIAHALTFVWLPVVKLNGMPLVSYRCPPRSIIKRTSRVLGLKLSVQKFARPEEGKAALDNALAAGKLAGLQTSVFWLPYFPPQMRFHFNAHNLLVYGKDGGDYLISDPVFESVQRCPSDDLQRARFAKGALAAKGMMYTLDSQRQPENIQAALPAIIRRAIRKNARHMLAPVFFVGVKGIRTVAQTIEKLPAKHNAKYQKLFLGHLVRMQEEIGTGGAGFRYIYAYFLEQAAQICGEPAFQTASETMTAIGDQWRQFAALCVKQCKKPSENGCAEIAAFLRGIADKEEALWRALKRKAA from the coding sequence ATGACCGATTTCCCCCACCAGCACACCGCCCATTGCGAAAGCGGCGTGATGTCCACCCTGCTCAACCACAGCGGCTACCCGCTCAACGAAGCCCTCGTTTTCGGCATCGCCCATGCGCTCACCTTCGTGTGGCTGCCCGTTGTCAAACTTAACGGCATGCCGCTGGTTTCCTACCGCTGCCCGCCGCGCAGCATCATCAAACGCACCAGCCGGGTGCTCGGGCTGAAACTCAGCGTGCAGAAATTCGCCCGCCCCGAAGAAGGCAAAGCCGCGCTCGACAACGCGCTGGCCGCAGGCAAACTCGCAGGACTGCAAACCTCCGTTTTCTGGCTGCCCTATTTCCCGCCGCAGATGCGCTTCCACTTCAACGCCCACAACCTCTTGGTGTACGGCAAAGACGGCGGTGATTATCTGATTAGCGACCCCGTGTTTGAAAGCGTGCAGCGTTGCCCAAGCGACGATTTGCAGCGCGCCCGCTTTGCCAAAGGCGCACTCGCCGCCAAAGGCATGATGTACACCTTGGACAGCCAAAGGCAGCCTGAAAACATCCAAGCCGCCCTGCCCGCCATCATCCGCCGCGCCATCCGCAAAAACGCCCGCCATATGCTCGCGCCCGTGTTTTTCGTCGGCGTAAAAGGCATCCGCACCGTCGCCCAAACCATTGAAAAACTGCCCGCCAAACATAACGCAAAATACCAAAAACTCTTTCTCGGCCATCTGGTGCGGATGCAGGAAGAAATCGGCACCGGCGGCGCAGGCTTCCGCTACATCTACGCCTATTTTCTGGAACAGGCGGCGCAAATCTGCGGCGAACCCGCTTTTCAGACTGCCTCGGAAACCATGACCGCCATCGGCGACCAATGGCGGCAATTTGCCGCCCTGTGCGTCAAACAATGCAAAAAGCCGTCTGAAAACGGCTGCGCCGAAATCGCCGCCTTCCTGCGCGGGATTGCCGATAAAGAAGAAGCATTGTGGCGGGCGTTGAAACGCAAAGCAGCCTGA
- a CDS encoding acyl-CoA thioesterase — MKKHVYCRHSHELEVPFFDVDAMHIVWHGNYVKYLEVARCAFLAGIGYDYNEMARQGYGWPIVKMDFKYVRPARFGQRIRVDMAIVEIESCLRIDYTIRDAQSGETLTRAATTQAAVSMETGEMQFQTPESWLNAVRRHPTFQAA; from the coding sequence ATGAAAAAACACGTCTACTGCCGCCACAGCCACGAGCTGGAAGTGCCCTTTTTTGATGTTGATGCCATGCACATCGTGTGGCACGGCAATTATGTGAAATATCTGGAAGTCGCCCGCTGTGCGTTTCTCGCCGGCATCGGCTACGACTACAACGAAATGGCGCGGCAGGGCTACGGCTGGCCGATTGTGAAAATGGATTTCAAATACGTCCGCCCCGCCCGGTTCGGGCAGCGCATCCGCGTGGACATGGCCATCGTGGAAATTGAAAGCTGCCTGCGCATTGACTACACCATCCGCGACGCGCAAAGCGGCGAAACGCTCACCCGCGCCGCCACCACCCAAGCCGCCGTGTCCATGGAAACGGGCGAAATGCAGTTTCAAACGCCCGAAAGCTGGCTAAACGCCGTGCGCCGGCATCCCACTTTTCAGGCTGCCTGA
- a CDS encoding beta-ketoacyl-ACP synthase III: MTNEVYLTRTAAFLPNAPVSNDQMEAVLGMAGGIPSRVRRMILRANGIIARHYAIDPETRAATHTNAELAVEALRRLPAEARDATCLACATSYPDQTMPGHGVMVHGLSGLPPCETVSLAGVCVSGMAAMKYAYQAVKTGEHAAAIAVASENASAIMRGEIFQSETDFRLLHHATPEIGFEKDFLRWMLSDGSGAALLADRPIAGSLNFKIHWIELWSYANEMPPCMYAGAEIRDGAFHGWKTVGADERAQSSIMAVKQDVKLLNEHIIPYTIEKPLAQIIAKRSLKTEDIDWFLPHYSSGFFRDKVAAGLANAGLPIAQEKWFTNLAEKGNTGSASIYIILEEFMRRFPVERGQKVLCYIPESGRFSTCFMLLEAA; this comes from the coding sequence ATGACCAACGAAGTCTATCTTACCCGCACCGCCGCCTTCCTGCCCAACGCCCCCGTTTCCAACGACCAAATGGAAGCCGTGCTCGGCATGGCGGGCGGCATTCCCTCGCGCGTGCGCCGCATGATTTTGCGCGCCAACGGCATCATCGCGCGCCACTACGCCATCGACCCCGAAACCCGCGCCGCCACCCACACCAACGCCGAACTCGCCGTCGAAGCCCTGCGCCGCCTGCCCGCCGAAGCCCGCGATGCCACCTGCCTTGCCTGCGCCACATCCTATCCCGACCAAACCATGCCGGGGCACGGCGTGATGGTGCACGGGCTCAGCGGTTTGCCGCCGTGCGAAACCGTTTCGCTGGCAGGCGTGTGCGTTTCGGGCATGGCAGCGATGAAATATGCCTACCAAGCCGTGAAAACGGGCGAACACGCCGCCGCCATCGCCGTTGCCTCGGAAAACGCCTCCGCCATCATGCGCGGCGAAATCTTCCAAAGCGAAACCGATTTCAGGCTGCTGCACCACGCCACGCCCGAAATCGGCTTTGAAAAAGACTTCCTGCGCTGGATGCTTTCCGACGGCTCGGGCGCGGCACTGCTTGCCGACCGCCCCATTGCCGGCAGCCTGAATTTCAAAATCCATTGGATAGAACTATGGTCCTACGCCAACGAAATGCCGCCCTGCATGTATGCCGGCGCAGAAATCCGCGACGGCGCGTTCCACGGCTGGAAAACCGTCGGCGCAGACGAGCGCGCGCAAAGCAGCATCATGGCGGTGAAGCAAGACGTGAAGTTGCTCAACGAACACATCATCCCCTACACCATAGAAAAACCGCTGGCGCAAATCATCGCCAAACGCAGCCTGAAAACCGAAGACATCGACTGGTTTCTGCCGCATTACTCATCGGGCTTTTTCCGCGACAAAGTCGCCGCAGGGCTGGCCAACGCAGGCTTGCCGATTGCGCAGGAAAAATGGTTCACCAACCTTGCAGAAAAAGGCAACACCGGCTCGGCTTCCATTTACATCATTCTGGAAGAATTCATGCGCCGTTTCCCCGTTGAGCGCGGGCAGAAAGTGCTGTGCTACATCCCCGAGAGCGGGCGGTTTTCCACTTGTTTCATGTTGTTGGAGGCAGCCTGA
- a CDS encoding AMP-binding protein has product MPLLTEILSPDLPQHDLIAAHPDWTRADFNRAVFALSGSLKTAGIQSAALWFDDAALFACAVLAAWRAGARVLLLPNTARENIGWGETADIFLTDNLVHQQAWHLPECLAQAQRQPENGRQPEDWSVPADAEAHLKTSGSSGNAQIVIKTAAQMQAEAQTLAAALPFGRNGEAVIGSVSPQHLYGFTFRFALALTMGWTMERAQAVYPENLLAATAAHRQAVWIASPAVLNRLGEGRDPRVLQKVAGIVSAGGALPEATANALAGCAVRPFEIYGSTETGVIASRRHQQTWRPFDGVSFGQDAEGALWADSPWSGGRFQTADLVERAPDGDFLLLGRKDRIIKFEDKRVSLTQIEHSLLQHEWIADAHCALHPQQRRIAVWAALNAAGIAALREHGRAAVADALKRHLAAAQDKTALPRYWRFADTLPRNAQAKIAAADFQAAFTAPQTAPQWQETEPNVFAGRVPLDLTYFGGHFASFPLVPGVVELQWARDLAARYPWGRQSVARVENLKYQQFIRPHDEVSVALQYDAGKNKLTFKITGNGKPCAAGRIVFAAA; this is encoded by the coding sequence ATGCCCCTGCTCACCGAAATCCTCTCGCCCGACCTGCCGCAACACGACCTTATCGCCGCCCACCCCGATTGGACGCGGGCGGACTTCAACCGCGCGGTATTCGCGCTTTCAGGCAGCCTGAAAACGGCGGGCATCCAATCTGCCGCGCTGTGGTTTGACGATGCCGCGCTGTTTGCCTGTGCGGTGTTGGCGGCTTGGCGCGCGGGCGCGCGGGTGTTGCTGCTGCCGAATACGGCGCGGGAAAACATCGGCTGGGGCGAAACGGCGGATATTTTTCTCACCGACAATCTGGTTCACCAACAAGCATGGCATCTGCCCGAATGCCTCGCGCAAGCGCAAAGGCAGCCTGAAAACGGCAGGCAGCCTGAAGACTGGTCCGTTCCCGCCGATGCCGAAGCGCATTTGAAAACATCGGGTTCCAGCGGCAACGCGCAAATCGTCATCAAAACCGCCGCCCAGATGCAGGCGGAAGCGCAAACGCTTGCCGCCGCCTTGCCTTTCGGGCGCAACGGCGAAGCCGTTATCGGCAGCGTGTCGCCGCAGCATCTGTATGGCTTCACTTTCCGTTTTGCACTGGCACTCACAATGGGCTGGACGATGGAGCGCGCGCAGGCGGTGTACCCCGAAAACCTGCTCGCCGCTACGGCAGCGCACCGCCAAGCGGTGTGGATCGCCAGCCCCGCCGTGCTCAACCGCTTGGGCGAAGGTCGCGACCCGCGCGTTTTGCAAAAGGTGGCGGGCATCGTGTCGGCGGGCGGCGCGCTGCCCGAAGCCACGGCAAACGCCTTGGCAGGCTGCGCCGTGCGCCCGTTTGAAATTTACGGCAGCACCGAAACGGGCGTGATTGCCTCGCGCCGGCATCAGCAAACATGGCGGCCGTTTGACGGCGTGTCGTTCGGGCAAGATGCGGAGGGCGCGTTGTGGGCGGATTCGCCTTGGTCGGGCGGGCGTTTCCAAACCGCCGATTTGGTCGAACGCGCGCCCGACGGCGACTTTCTGCTGCTGGGGCGCAAAGACCGCATCATCAAATTTGAAGACAAACGCGTTTCGCTCACGCAAATCGAACACAGTCTGCTGCAACACGAATGGATTGCCGACGCGCATTGCGCCCTGCATCCGCAGCAACGCCGCATCGCTGTGTGGGCAGCCTTAAACGCCGCAGGCATCGCCGCCCTGCGCGAACACGGGCGGGCGGCGGTTGCCGACGCGCTCAAACGCCATCTCGCCGCCGCGCAAGACAAAACCGCCCTGCCGCGCTATTGGCGTTTTGCCGACACCCTGCCGCGCAACGCGCAGGCAAAAATCGCCGCCGCCGATTTTCAGGCTGCCTTCACCGCGCCGCAAACCGCGCCACAATGGCAGGAAACCGAGCCGAACGTGTTCGCAGGGCGCGTGCCGTTGGATTTAACCTATTTTGGCGGGCATTTCGCCTCGTTTCCGCTGGTGCCGGGCGTGGTCGAGCTGCAATGGGCGCGCGATTTGGCGGCGCGTTATCCGTGGGGCAGGCAAAGCGTTGCGCGGGTGGAAAACCTGAAATACCAGCAGTTTATCCGCCCGCACGACGAGGTGTCTGTCGCGCTGCAATACGATGCCGGCAAAAACAAGCTCACATTCAAAATCACCGGCAACGGCAAGCCTTGCGCGGCGGGACGGATTGTGTTTGCGGCAGCCTGA